In one Archangium lipolyticum genomic region, the following are encoded:
- a CDS encoding pilus assembly FimT family protein, with the protein MSYLANPAKRERRRGGFTLVEVLVVVAIIGVLSVLAMVTYESVGRRGALQNAAFDLQGVLSTARTRASSTGYPVWVVFYPKGGRGTLNAGKGAFMVVEDRNSTFTSNAYRLFSLPFKVDVKGNTGTVSAIHYLEDYSKKVRFGALTPGRTDLFGAPFSGLPVRTCSFCADTDSPSGAIGFFPDGAARFVDGSGRWITTPNQSLTFSSVEGQAQYLFAISGPSGYMATFSPDKT; encoded by the coding sequence ATGAGCTACCTTGCAAATCCAGCGAAGAGGGAGCGGCGCCGGGGTGGCTTCACCCTCGTCGAGGTGCTGGTCGTGGTGGCCATCATCGGCGTGCTGTCCGTGCTGGCCATGGTGACCTACGAGTCGGTGGGCCGGCGTGGGGCGCTGCAGAACGCCGCGTTCGATCTGCAGGGCGTGTTGAGCACGGCGCGCACGAGGGCCTCGTCGACGGGCTACCCGGTGTGGGTCGTCTTCTATCCGAAGGGTGGACGGGGGACGTTGAACGCGGGCAAGGGCGCGTTCATGGTGGTGGAGGATCGCAACAGCACCTTCACGAGCAATGCGTACCGGCTCTTCTCGCTGCCGTTCAAGGTGGACGTGAAGGGCAACACCGGCACCGTGTCGGCGATCCACTACCTGGAAGACTACAGCAAGAAGGTGCGCTTCGGGGCGCTGACGCCCGGGCGCACGGACCTGTTCGGCGCGCCCTTCTCGGGGCTGCCAGTGCGGACGTGCAGCTTCTGCGCGGACACCGACAGCCCGAGCGGTGCCATCGGTTTCTTCCCGGATGGAGCCGCGCGCTTCGTGGACGGATCTGGCCGGTGGATCACCACCCCCAACCAGTCGCTCACCTTCAGCAGCGTGGAGGGGCAGGCCCAGTACCTGTTCGCCATCTCGGGCCCCTCTGGCTACATGGCCACCTTCTCACCGGACAAGACCTAG
- a CDS encoding type IV pilus modification PilV family protein has protein sequence MDSTSRRRVRSIRASQRGVSLIEGMTASVVLLIGLMGVFQGLIVASRQNSSANHATRASGIASQVRGALDTLGRDRVIGVPGHAGLLTGAACAPSSEVAALTGGLEKLKPATGEVWSVHCIFDLDAYERSATSANRLLPGYAEADFDRYRRVLAMIEKPDEVTGVPIHQVIIVVSWMEMAQRRYVRQYVSFYDSGPFGNETNVEI, from the coding sequence GTGGACTCCACTTCCCGCCGCCGTGTCCGCAGCATCCGTGCCTCCCAGCGTGGTGTGTCCCTCATCGAGGGGATGACCGCCTCGGTGGTGCTGCTCATCGGGTTGATGGGGGTGTTCCAGGGTCTCATCGTGGCCAGCCGGCAGAACTCGAGCGCCAACCATGCGACGCGCGCCTCGGGCATCGCCTCGCAGGTGCGCGGAGCGCTGGACACGCTGGGCAGGGATCGGGTGATCGGCGTCCCGGGGCACGCTGGCCTGCTGACCGGCGCGGCCTGCGCTCCCAGCTCGGAGGTCGCCGCGCTCACGGGAGGCCTGGAGAAGCTGAAGCCCGCCACCGGCGAGGTCTGGTCCGTCCACTGCATCTTCGACCTGGACGCCTACGAGCGCTCGGCCACGAGCGCCAACCGGCTGCTGCCCGGCTACGCGGAAGCGGACTTCGACCGCTACCGGCGCGTGCTGGCGATGATCGAGAAGCCGGACGAGGTCACGGGCGTGCCCATCCACCAGGTCATCATCGTGGTGTCGTGGATGGAGATGGCTCAGCGCCGCTACGTCCGGCAGTACGTGAGCTTCTACGACTCCGGTCCCTTCGGGAACGAGACCAACGTCGAGATCTGA
- a CDS encoding PilW family protein codes for MAHSKSPLAHAPRGFTLVELLVGAATTTIILAAVAAAFVGVQGAFQRESRVKVAVEGLRTATGFIEQRLRMAGYGVEPRFAFDFNGDALPSGAKSNHVLAFGGSVPNSVTDDLAFRYRDAAWMRRGHLAGTTVVLEDTKSTFGMSFSKGQRLLVSCVGGKDYVVMRAGESGVSGEGNTASNFILDEALSTVPIDAPCLTRAGNNSPYLMLIHELRIRIVDLDGRPFLMAFQGLDELDMSSAVPLAADVESFQVAYVMNRPAPGSPNAGAQPVDFSSPVSNWVLGDIGSADADRVPDPDTAPVPLFKLPYEDPARYNRHPANIRAVRLSIGIRSTSPEPNGRRAFERVELEDSGEAGPADGYYRTNMTTTVRVPNMLSRSTFNPPVGDESSGLNVWGG; via the coding sequence ATGGCCCATTCCAAATCCCCCCTGGCCCACGCACCGCGCGGCTTCACGCTCGTCGAGCTGCTGGTGGGCGCGGCCACGACGACGATCATCCTCGCGGCCGTGGCCGCCGCCTTCGTGGGAGTGCAGGGGGCCTTCCAGCGGGAGTCGCGCGTCAAGGTGGCGGTGGAGGGGTTGCGCACGGCGACGGGCTTCATCGAGCAGCGGCTGCGCATGGCGGGTTACGGCGTGGAGCCGCGCTTCGCCTTCGACTTCAATGGGGACGCGCTCCCCTCGGGCGCCAAGTCCAACCACGTCCTGGCGTTCGGCGGCTCCGTCCCCAACTCCGTGACGGATGACCTGGCCTTCCGCTACCGGGACGCGGCGTGGATGCGCCGGGGACACCTGGCGGGCACCACCGTCGTGCTGGAGGACACCAAGAGCACGTTCGGCATGAGCTTCAGCAAGGGCCAGCGGCTGCTCGTGTCGTGCGTGGGGGGCAAGGACTACGTGGTGATGAGGGCTGGCGAGTCGGGGGTGTCGGGAGAGGGCAACACGGCCTCCAACTTCATCCTGGACGAGGCCTTGTCGACGGTGCCCATCGACGCCCCGTGTCTGACCCGGGCGGGGAACAACTCCCCCTACCTGATGCTTATCCACGAGCTGCGCATCCGCATCGTGGATCTGGACGGCCGCCCGTTCCTGATGGCCTTCCAGGGACTGGACGAGCTGGACATGTCCAGCGCGGTGCCGCTGGCCGCGGACGTGGAGTCCTTCCAGGTGGCCTACGTGATGAACCGGCCGGCTCCGGGCAGTCCCAACGCGGGGGCGCAGCCCGTGGACTTCAGCTCGCCGGTGTCCAACTGGGTGCTGGGGGACATCGGCAGCGCGGACGCGGACCGCGTCCCGGATCCGGACACCGCGCCGGTGCCCCTCTTCAAGCTGCCCTACGAGGATCCGGCCCGCTACAACCGGCACCCCGCCAACATCCGCGCCGTGCGCTTGAGCATCGGCATCCGCTCGACGAGCCCCGAGCCCAATGGGCGCCGCGCCTTCGAGCGCGTGGAGCTGGAGGACTCGGGTGAGGCGGGGCCGGCGGACGGCTACTACCGGACCAACATGACCACGACGGTGCGCGTTCCCAACATGCTGTCGCGCTCGACCTTCAATCCACCGGTGGGTGACGAATCCTCCGGTCTCAACGTGTGGGGAGGCTGA